Proteins co-encoded in one Afipia sp. P52-10 genomic window:
- the hemC gene encoding hydroxymethylbilane synthase, which translates to MQSSTEPSSADIVATIGTRGSPLALAQAHEVRQRLADAHGLAAERFAIRVIKTSGDAIQDRPLYEAGGKGLFTKEIEIALLAGEIDLAVHSAKDVPTFLPDDLWLSSWLPREDPRDVFLSLKATALADLPAGAVVGSSSPRRRALIARLRPDLKLASIRGNVETRMRKLENGEADATILALAGLKRLGLQGKANEILDPHTFLPAAGQGAIAIETRRADERANALVAAIDDRDTEVAVAAERGFLALLDGSCRTPIAAHCIVEGERIRFRGMIITPDGREAFEAAREGARGEAAALGADAAQEVRAQAGEKFFTLFAGA; encoded by the coding sequence GCGCCAGCGACTGGCGGATGCGCACGGCCTGGCTGCGGAACGCTTCGCGATCCGTGTGATCAAGACCTCCGGCGATGCGATCCAGGACCGGCCGCTGTATGAGGCTGGCGGCAAGGGCCTGTTCACCAAGGAGATTGAAATTGCGCTGCTCGCCGGCGAGATCGATCTCGCCGTGCATTCTGCGAAGGACGTGCCGACCTTCCTGCCGGACGATCTCTGGCTGTCATCATGGCTGCCGCGCGAGGATCCGCGCGACGTATTCCTGAGCCTGAAGGCGACGGCGCTCGCCGATCTGCCTGCAGGCGCCGTCGTCGGCTCCTCGTCGCCGCGCCGCCGGGCGCTGATCGCCCGGTTGCGGCCGGACCTGAAGCTCGCCAGCATTCGCGGCAATGTCGAGACGCGCATGCGCAAGCTGGAAAACGGTGAGGCGGATGCGACCATCCTCGCGCTGGCGGGATTGAAGCGACTCGGCTTGCAGGGCAAGGCAAACGAGATTCTCGATCCGCACACATTTCTGCCGGCGGCGGGACAGGGCGCGATCGCGATCGAAACGCGCCGGGCGGACGAGCGCGCCAATGCGCTGGTGGCGGCCATCGACGATCGCGACACCGAAGTCGCGGTTGCGGCGGAGCGCGGATTTCTGGCGCTGCTCGATGGGTCATGCCGCACGCCGATCGCGGCGCATTGCATCGTCGAAGGCGAACGCATCCGTTTCCGCGGCATGATCATCACGCCGGACGGCCGCGAGGCCTTCGAGGCGGCGCGCGAGGGCGCGCGTGGCGAGGCCGCTGCGCTCGGCGCCGATGCCGCGCAAGAGGTTCGCGCCCAGGCAGGCGAAAAGTTCTTTACGCTGTTCGCCGGGGCCTGA
- a CDS encoding uroporphyrinogen-III synthase — MSILVTRPAPDNAITAAALSARGFKPLLAPVLLFQALPFRDDEARAYDGVILTSTNALRAMAQQPMPRRLRDLPVFAVGERTAQAAREASFTDVRSADGDAVALRDLILASLPQNAGKSLLYLSAAEISRDLGKDLAPHGIAVIRLPVYRMTEALELPPTASEALAHHEVRAILHYSRRSALAFIKAVRLGGLEISALALPQVCLSELVAGVLRDAGANRLAVADAPHEPALLDMLQRVLPRTGSH, encoded by the coding sequence GTGAGCATTCTTGTCACGCGACCGGCACCGGACAATGCGATCACCGCCGCGGCGCTGAGCGCGCGCGGATTCAAGCCGCTGCTCGCGCCGGTGCTCCTGTTCCAGGCGTTGCCGTTTCGGGATGACGAGGCGCGGGCATATGACGGCGTGATTCTCACCAGCACGAATGCATTGCGCGCCATGGCGCAGCAGCCGATGCCGCGACGCTTGCGCGATCTGCCGGTGTTCGCGGTCGGCGAACGGACGGCGCAGGCGGCACGCGAGGCGTCGTTCACCGACGTTCGTTCCGCCGACGGCGACGCGGTTGCATTGCGCGACTTGATTCTTGCGAGCCTGCCGCAGAACGCAGGCAAGTCCTTGCTGTATCTGTCTGCGGCGGAGATCAGCCGCGATCTCGGCAAGGACCTGGCGCCGCACGGAATTGCGGTGATCCGGCTGCCGGTCTATCGCATGACGGAGGCGCTCGAGCTGCCGCCGACGGCCAGCGAGGCGCTTGCGCATCATGAGGTGCGGGCCATTTTGCATTATTCCCGGCGGAGTGCGCTGGCGTTTATCAAGGCGGTTCGGCTGGGCGGGCTCGAGATTTCCGCATTGGCGCTGCCGCAGGTGTGCCTGTCCGAGCTGGTGGCGGGTGTTTTGCGGGACGCAGGAGCAAATCGTCTGGCTGTCGCCGACGCGCCCCATGAGCCGGCTTTGCTCGACATGCTGCAGCGTGTCCTTCCGCGCACAGGCTCCCATTAA
- a CDS encoding COG4223 family protein, translating to MANERQDDPGASPVEQTPKRAPPTIDLAATDVSGDASAQPNESGTDDHADAEQASAPQPGGETPGGQGRGSVRTILAAVSGAVASLAVIAAAWFGGVVGPSQPAAPAISSAQFDKVAAEVGALTSRLSHIEANAAKPAAPAQDAALLSRAAALEKDVGAVRDDLAALKTQAASTASALNDLKTAPAASERASVNLAPLTERLARLEQTAQSLSAELAARKTQAGGDINVRRLVVANALETAVLRGVPYTEALNTAKQVAIDASVLAPLDAFAAKGVPSDTAYLREIVQILRQLTAGGEAKAVATNAADKPATGEGVLGRLQSSLSKLVRVERTDAPAAQGASQPLVASLEASARRDDFAAVRRDLAKLPQADDPQVQAWIRSVDARDAALAAARQFSAQALSAVGKSGG from the coding sequence ATGGCAAACGAACGGCAGGATGATCCGGGAGCGTCTCCCGTCGAACAAACGCCGAAGCGCGCGCCGCCGACGATCGATCTCGCCGCTACGGATGTTTCCGGCGACGCATCGGCGCAGCCGAATGAATCCGGCACCGATGATCATGCCGATGCGGAACAAGCGTCCGCACCACAGCCCGGTGGTGAGACGCCAGGCGGTCAAGGGCGCGGTTCGGTGCGCACTATATTGGCGGCGGTCAGCGGTGCGGTTGCATCGCTCGCGGTGATCGCTGCTGCCTGGTTCGGCGGCGTTGTCGGTCCGTCGCAACCAGCGGCGCCGGCGATATCGTCAGCGCAGTTCGACAAGGTTGCTGCCGAGGTCGGCGCGCTGACATCCCGGCTGTCGCACATCGAGGCGAATGCTGCGAAGCCCGCGGCGCCTGCGCAGGATGCAGCGCTGCTGTCGCGTGCCGCTGCGCTCGAAAAGGACGTCGGTGCGGTGCGTGACGATCTTGCGGCCCTGAAGACGCAAGCAGCCTCCACGGCCTCTGCTTTGAACGATCTGAAGACAGCGCCGGCTGCGAGCGAGCGCGCGTCCGTCAATCTTGCGCCGCTCACCGAACGGCTGGCGCGACTGGAGCAGACGGCGCAATCGTTGTCGGCGGAGCTTGCCGCACGCAAGACGCAAGCGGGCGGCGACATCAACGTTCGCCGTCTCGTGGTGGCGAACGCACTGGAGACGGCCGTGTTGCGGGGCGTGCCCTACACAGAGGCGTTGAATACAGCCAAACAGGTCGCGATCGATGCGTCGGTGCTTGCGCCGCTCGACGCTTTCGCCGCCAAGGGCGTTCCGAGCGATACGGCCTATCTGCGGGAGATCGTGCAGATTCTGCGACAACTCACGGCGGGCGGTGAAGCAAAGGCCGTAGCGACGAACGCTGCCGACAAACCGGCAACAGGCGAAGGCGTGCTCGGGCGGCTTCAGTCCAGCCTGTCGAAACTGGTACGGGTCGAGCGCACCGATGCGCCGGCGGCGCAAGGAGCGAGCCAGCCGCTGGTGGCATCGCTCGAAGCCTCGGCCCGTCGCGACGATTTCGCCGCAGTCCGCCGCGATCTCGCGAAGCTGCCGCAGGCTGATGATCCGCAGGTTCAAGCCTGGATCAGGTCGGTCGATGCACGCGATGCGGCGCTCGCAGCAGCGCGGCAGTTCTCGGCCCAGGCGCTTTCGGCCGTCGGCAAGTCGGGGGGCTAG
- a CDS encoding heme biosynthesis protein HemY, translating to MVRVIVFLLVIGVLAFGASWVADQGGDIVLAWDGWRVSTSLPVAILGFGLAVVAAMVIWVVISTLIRLPQRLRHGRQLRHERRGREAIAKGLIAIGAGDRAAARRHATIAERHAQHDPLRLLLAAQSAQLAGDHDGARRAFHAMAERPDTRLLGLHGLFIEAQRNDDPLQAVAAAEEALKVTPTVSWASHAVLGFRCAQNDWTGALAIVERNTAAGAIDKATYRRQRAVLLTARALELETADRDLARESVMEAIKLAPTLIPAAVLAARFLSENQQTRKAMQMIEAAWAAQPHPDLADAYAHVRLGDSALERLRRMERLAEKAPGHAEGALGVARVAIDAREFTKAREALAPLLAVPTQRVALLMAEIERGEHDDEGAARAWTMRAVHAALDPAWTADGYVSDRWRPVSPVTGRLDAFRWMVPVAALPSLGPAVAEPVTPPIRKVEALPADSANAEKPDALAPGSMNDRPPASEAAVPVFRPRTDIRANAIPPAIPAVIPIVRAPDDPGVDDHPDPEAIGQPEATARQEGGFRGFLSRWVG from the coding sequence ATGGTTCGGGTCATTGTTTTTCTGCTCGTGATCGGCGTGCTCGCATTCGGCGCATCTTGGGTTGCCGACCAAGGCGGCGATATCGTTCTCGCCTGGGACGGCTGGCGGGTCAGCACCAGCCTGCCGGTTGCGATCCTTGGCTTCGGCCTTGCGGTCGTCGCGGCCATGGTCATCTGGGTGGTGATCAGCACGCTGATCCGGCTGCCGCAGCGGTTGCGTCATGGCCGCCAGCTGCGCCACGAGCGACGCGGCCGTGAGGCGATCGCCAAAGGGCTCATCGCCATCGGTGCCGGCGATCGTGCTGCAGCCCGCCGACATGCGACGATCGCCGAACGTCACGCGCAGCATGATCCGTTGCGGTTGTTGCTTGCGGCACAATCCGCCCAGCTCGCCGGCGATCACGATGGCGCGCGGCGGGCGTTCCACGCGATGGCCGAACGACCGGATACCCGGCTGCTCGGGTTGCACGGGCTGTTCATCGAGGCTCAGCGCAATGACGATCCGCTGCAGGCCGTGGCCGCGGCTGAGGAGGCGCTGAAGGTGACGCCGACGGTAAGCTGGGCGTCACATGCCGTGCTTGGTTTTCGCTGTGCGCAGAATGACTGGACCGGCGCGCTGGCGATCGTTGAACGCAACACGGCAGCGGGCGCGATCGACAAGGCCACCTATCGCCGTCAGCGCGCCGTGCTGCTGACGGCGCGAGCGCTGGAGCTCGAAACCGCGGATCGCGATCTCGCCCGCGAGAGCGTGATGGAGGCGATCAAATTGGCGCCGACCCTGATTCCAGCGGCGGTGCTGGCCGCCCGCTTCCTCAGCGAAAACCAGCAGACGCGAAAAGCGATGCAGATGATCGAGGCCGCCTGGGCGGCGCAACCGCATCCCGATCTCGCCGATGCCTATGCGCATGTCCGTCTCGGGGATTCGGCGCTGGAGCGGCTGCGGCGGATGGAACGGCTCGCCGAGAAGGCGCCGGGGCATGCCGAAGGCGCGCTGGGCGTCGCGCGGGTCGCCATCGACGCGCGTGAGTTTACGAAGGCGCGCGAGGCGCTCGCACCACTGCTCGCTGTGCCGACCCAGCGGGTGGCGTTACTGATGGCCGAGATCGAACGCGGTGAGCATGATGACGAGGGGGCCGCCCGTGCCTGGACCATGCGTGCGGTGCATGCGGCGCTCGATCCAGCCTGGACCGCGGACGGCTATGTCTCGGATCGGTGGCGGCCGGTGTCGCCGGTGACCGGGCGGCTCGATGCGTTCCGGTGGATGGTGCCGGTCGCAGCCCTGCCATCCTTGGGCCCCGCCGTCGCCGAGCCGGTTACTCCCCCGATACGGAAGGTGGAGGCGCTTCCGGCCGATTCCGCGAATGCGGAAAAGCCGGACGCGCTGGCACCAGGATCCATGAACGATCGGCCTCCCGCTTCCGAAGCGGCGGTTCCCGTCTTTCGACCGCGGACGGATATCCGGGCGAATGCCATCCCTCCCGCGATCCCCGCCGTCATTCCGATCGTCCGTGCGCCGGACGATCCCGGCGTCGATGACCACCCTGATCCGGAGGCGATCGGACAGCCCGAGGCAACCGCACGGCAGGAGGGTGGTTTTCGCGGATTTCTATCGCGGTGGGTCGGCTAG
- the serA gene encoding phosphoglycerate dehydrogenase: protein MSSELALSKELSLAKDKIRILLLEGINDSAVELFTSSGYTNVERLTKALDGDALRKALKGVHLIGIRSRTHLTEEVFSHADRLIAVGCFSVGTNQVELDAARRRGVPVFNAPFSNTRSVAELTIGEIVMLLRRILPRSASAHQGGWDKSAKGSREVRGRTLGIIGYGNIGSQLSTLAEAMGMRVIYYDHTDKLRHGNTEPTDSLMALLAQSDVVSLHVPETPATFKMIGRDELRAMPRGAYLINNSRGTVVDIDALAEALREGHLAGAAVDVFPVEPTSNTDRFHSPLQGIENVILTPHIGGSTEEAQDRIGREVARKLVDYSDSGSTVGAVNFPQVQLPLRSTGTRFLHVHRNVPGMLRRLNEVFLVRDLNITAQYLQTDSEIGYVVLDADQLGPVSQTILEEIRSLDGTIRARLVYDH, encoded by the coding sequence ATGTCGTCCGAACTGGCTTTATCGAAAGAACTCTCCCTCGCCAAAGACAAGATTCGCATCCTGCTGCTGGAGGGCATTAACGACAGCGCGGTCGAGCTGTTCACGAGCTCCGGCTACACCAATGTCGAACGCCTGACCAAGGCGCTCGATGGCGATGCCCTGCGCAAGGCGTTGAAGGGCGTACATCTGATCGGCATCCGCTCGCGCACACACCTGACGGAGGAGGTCTTCTCCCATGCCGACCGTTTGATCGCCGTCGGCTGCTTCAGCGTCGGTACCAATCAGGTCGAGCTCGATGCGGCGCGCCGGCGCGGCGTGCCGGTTTTCAACGCGCCATTCTCGAACACCCGCAGTGTGGCCGAACTCACCATCGGCGAAATCGTGATGCTGCTGCGGCGCATCCTGCCGCGCTCGGCTTCGGCGCATCAGGGCGGCTGGGACAAGTCGGCGAAGGGCAGCCGCGAGGTGCGCGGCCGCACCCTCGGCATCATCGGCTATGGCAACATCGGCTCGCAGCTCTCGACCCTCGCCGAGGCGATGGGCATGCGGGTGATCTATTACGATCACACCGACAAGCTGCGGCATGGCAACACCGAGCCAACCGATTCGCTGATGGCGCTGCTGGCGCAGAGCGACGTGGTCAGCCTGCATGTTCCGGAGACGCCGGCGACCTTCAAGATGATCGGGCGGGACGAGCTGCGCGCGATGCCGCGGGGTGCCTACCTGATCAACAACAGCCGCGGCACGGTCGTCGATATCGACGCGCTGGCGGAGGCGCTGCGCGAGGGCCATCTCGCCGGAGCGGCGGTCGATGTCTTCCCCGTCGAGCCCACCTCCAATACGGATCGCTTCCACTCGCCGCTGCAGGGGATCGAGAACGTGATCCTGACCCCGCATATCGGCGGCTCCACCGAAGAAGCCCAGGATCGCATCGGCCGGGAGGTCGCGCGCAAGCTGGTCGATTACTCGGATTCCGGCTCGACCGTCGGCGCGGTCAATTTCCCGCAGGTGCAGTTGCCGCTGCGCTCGACCGGCACGCGCTTTCTGCATGTCCATCGCAACGTGCCGGGCATGCTGCGCCGGCTCAACGAGGTGTTCCTGGTGCGGGATCTCAACATCACCGCCCAGTATCTGCAGACCGACAGCGAGATCGGCTATGTCGTGCTGGATGCGGACCAGCTCGGACCCGTCAGCCAGACGATCCTCGAAGAAATCCGCTCGCTCGACGGCACCATCCGCGCCCGGCTGGTCTACGATCACTGA